The proteins below come from a single Tachysurus fulvidraco isolate hzauxx_2018 chromosome 13, HZAU_PFXX_2.0, whole genome shotgun sequence genomic window:
- the LOC113652553 gene encoding extracellular calcium-sensing receptor-like, with protein MSICESRAGVGSSIRGLSSSLGSSAGRDSLKSRITEYISPLDDSGRWGDATLGHTGGSSLSSYVDSAVSQATSDVAIALLYERSPTLGLLPLVADLRGAIPLLTPNAKPRPFLGMTNIITRYRTMDEPASSCFTPIRPLTADPALFIQVAGGARVRPADDGEATRKTGFACKLLSKFEVRSMFKEGDIMIGGIFPVSSKEESILYSFDNKPQWAKCNGFGLRAFRWTRTMMFAIDEINQDNRLLPNISLGYIILDSCSSPTNVLRAALTFMSTSEQNGSQCHPPPILAVIAESSTTQSLVVAGAVGPFKMPLVSYFATCECLSDKTKYPTFFRTIPSDYYQAKALAFLVRQYGWTWIGVIMSDSDYGLSGISAFRKEVEAHGVCIAFVRTVLRTYSQSKISEIAELIKQSTVKMILAFASERDIDPLMKEVVKQNITGIQWIGSEAWVTAASLSTPEMFKSFGGTLGLVVRKMDIPKLGPILKDISPYKDSESSFVSDFWEALVGCRPQFKSNYSSNATKMCSGKEEVDYTNKFFDVSQLRIAYNVYQGVYAIAHALHQGMFCEEPESNFSRLCLNASQLTPNLVSLNCIDAFIRLIIDNNSFIIFYILFIR; from the exons ATGTCGATCTGTGAGTCTCGAGCTGGTGTAGGAAGCTCCATACGTGGACTTTCGTCCTCACTCGGCTCCTCAGCCGGCCGGGACAGCTT GAAGTCACGTATCACCGAATACATCTCACCTTTAGATGACTCGGGTCGTTGGGGTGATGCCACCTTGGGACACACTGGCGGAAGCTCTCTCTCCTCCTACGTAGACTCAGCCGTGTCCCAGGCCACATCAGATGTAGCCATAGCCTTGCTCTATGAGCGAAGCCCCACTCTAGGTCTTCTACCTCTGGTTGCAGACTTGCGAGGAGCCATCCCACTTCTGACACCAAAT gccaagccccgcccctttttgGGTATGACCAACATTATCACCAGAT ACAGGACAATGGACGAGCCGGCTTCCAGCTGCTTCACGCCGATACGCCCACTCACAGCGGACCCGGCGCTATTTATCCAGGTCGCTGGTGGCGCTCGGGTTCGACCAGCCGATGATGGAGAAGCAACGCGGAAGACCG GCTTTGCATGTAAATTGCTATCTAAGTTTGAAGTGAGAAGCATGTTTAAGGAAGGAGATATTATGATAGGTGGCATTTTCCCAGTCTCTTCAAAAGAAGAGAGTATACTTTATTCATTTGACAACAAACCACAATGGGCAAAATGTAACGG ATTTGGCTTACGAGCTTTTCGCTGGACAAGGACCATGATGTTTGCAATAGATGAAATAAATCAGGATAACCGTTTGCTTCCCAACATTTCCCTGGGATATATAATTCTGGATTCTTGTTCCTCTCCTACTAATGTTCTGAGAGCTGCGCTTACTTTCATGAGCACATCAGAGCAAAACGGCTCTCAATGTCATCCACCTCCCATATTAGCTGTTATAGCTGAATCATCCACTACCCAGTCTTTGGTAGTGGCCGGTGCAGTTGGACCATTTAAAATGCCACtg GTGAGTTATTTTGCAACATGTGAATGTCTAAgtgacaaaacaaaatatccTACATTTTTCCGAACAATACCAAGTGATTACTACCAAGCAAAGGCTTTGGCTTTCCTTGTTAGACAATATGGATGGACATGGATTGGAGTTATAATGTCTGACAGTGATTATGGGCTAAGTGGGATATCAGCATTCAGAAAGGAAGTGGAGGCTCATGGAGTTTGTATTGCATTCGTTCGCACAGTTTTACGGACATATTCCCAAAGTAAAATCTCTGAAATTGCTGAACTGATAAAGCAATCAACTGTTAAAATGATTCTAGCATTTGCATCAGAGAGAGATATTGATCCTTTAATGAAAGAAGTGGTAAAACAGAACATTACAGGAATACAGTGGATTGGAAGTGAAGCCTGGGTAACAGCAGCCAGTCTTTCCACACCAGAAATGTTCAAATCGTTTGGAGGAACATTAGGACTTGTGGTCCGAAAGATGGATATACCTAAACTGGGACCAATTCTCAAAGATATCAGCCCGTATAAAGATTCAGAATCAAGTTTTGTCAGTGATTTCTGGGAAGCATTGGTGGGCTGTAGACCTCAATTTAAAAGCAATTATTCAAGTAATGCCACTAAAATGTGCTCAGGAAAAGAAGAAGTTGATTATACAAACAAATTTTTTGATGTATCACAACTTAGAATAGCATATAATGTCTATCAAGGAGTTTATGCTATTGCCCATGCCCTACACCAAGGGATGTTTTGTGAAGAGCCTGAAAGCAATTTCTCAAGACTGTGTCTTAATGCTTCACAGCTTACCCCAAATCTAGTGAGTTTAAACTGCATTGATGCATTTATAAGGCTCATAATTGAtaacaattcattcattatctttTATATCTTGTTTATAAggtaa
- the LOC113652550 gene encoding extracellular calcium-sensing receptor-like codes for MFKEGDIMIGGIFPVSSKEESILYSFDNKPQWAKCNGFGLRAFRWTRIMMFAIDEINQDNRLLPNISLGYIILDSCSSPTNVLRAALTFMSTSQQNGSQCHPPPILAVIAESATTQSLVVAGAVGPFKIPMVSYFSTCECLSDKTKYPTFFRTIPSDYYQAKALAFLVRQYEWTWIGVIQSDNDYGFNGISAFRKEVEAHGVCIAFVRTVLRTYPQSKISEIAELIKQSTIKVILAFAPERDIDPLMKEVVKQNITGIQWIGSEAWVTAASLSTPEMFKSFGGTLGLVVRKMDIPKLGPILKDISPYKDSESSFVSDFWETLVGCRPPSKINYSSNATKMCSGKEEVDYKNNFFDVSQLRIAYNVYQGVYAIAHALHKGMFCERPESNFSGLCLNASQLTPNLVTEQLKKVHFVDAFGELVFFDKSGDPPASYEVINWQLRDGQVQHIPVGRFSTSVNGQYELVINEDKIVWSTGNLTPKAVCSEICPQGTRKAHIKGLPLCCFDCIPCADGSISNTTGATDCITCPEEYWSNERKDSCIMKIIEFLSYTETMGIILMTLSLVGTCLTFSTIVVFIHFRDTPIVKANNSELSLLLLLSLIFCFLCPLTFIGELTVWSCMLRHTAFGIAFALCISCMLGKTIVVVTAFRATLPGSNVAAKFGPPQQRAIVCSCTAVQIIICILWLNVAPPFPDRVIEQRSKKIILECNTGSDAAFYSVLGYIGLLAIVCLFLAFLARKLPDNFNEAKFITFSLLIFCAVWITFIPAYVSSPGKYTVAVEIFAILSSAFGLLICIFVPKCYIILIKPERNTRKHVMGKNTKVN; via the exons ATGTTTAAGGAAGGAGATATTATGATAGGTGGCATTTTCCCAGTCTCTTCAAAAGAAGAGAGTATACTTTATTCATTTGACAACAAACCACAATGGGCAAAATGTAATGG ATTTGGCTTACGAGCTTTTCGTTGGACGAGGATCATGATGTTTGCAATAGATGAAATAAATCAAGATAATCGTTTGCTTCCCAACATTTCCCTGGGATATATAATTCTGGACTCTTGTTCCTCTCCTACTAATGTTCTGAGAGCTGCGCTTACTTTCATGAGCACATCACAGCAAAATGGCTCTCAATGTCATCCACCTCCCATATTAGCTGTTATAGCTGAATCAGCCACTACCCAGTCTTTAGTAGTGGCTGGTGCAGTTGGACCATTTAAAATACCTATg GTGAGTTATTTTTCAACATGTGAATGTCTAAgtgacaaaacaaaatatccTACATTTTTCCGAACAATACCAAGTGATTACTACCAAGCAAAGGCTTTGGCTTTCCTTGTTAGACAATATGAATGGACATGGATTGGAgttatacagtctgataatgaTTATGGATTTAATGGGATATCAGCATTCAGAAAGGAAGTGGAGGCTCATGGAGTTTGTATTGCATTTGTTCGCACAGTCTTGCGAACATATCCCCAAAGTAAAATCTCTGAAATTGCTGAACTGATAAAGCAGTCAACTATAAAAGTAATTCTTGCATTTGCACCTGAGAGAGATATTGATCCTTTAATGAAAGAAGTGGTAAAACAGAACATTACAGGAATACAGTGGATTGGAAGTGAAGCCTGGGTAACTGCAGCAAGTCTTTCCACACCAGAAATGTTCAAATCGTTTGGAGGAACATTAGGACTTGTTGTCCGAAAGATGGATATACCCAAGCTGGGACCAATTCTCAAAGATATCAGCCCTTATAAAGATTCAGAATCAAGTTTTGTCAGTGATTTCTGGGAAACATTGGTGGGCTGTAGACCTCCGTCTAAAATCAATTATTCAAGTAATGCCACTAAAATGTGCTCAGGAAAAGAAGAAGTTGATTACAAAAACAATTTCTTTGATGTATCTCAACTTAGAATAGCATATAATGTATATCAAGGAGTGTATGCTATTGCACATGCCCTACACAAAGGGATGTTTTGTGAAAGGCCTGAAAGCAATTTCTCAGGACTGTGTCTTAATGCTTCACAGCTTACCCCAAATCTA gTAACTGAGCAGttgaaaaaagtacattttgtgGATGCATTTGGAGAGCTAGTGTTCTTCGACAAGAGCGGAGATCCACCTGCCTCCTATGAAGTCATAAACTGGCAGCTGAGAGACGGTCAAGTGCAGCATATTCCAGTTGGTCGTTTCAGCACATCTGTAAATGGACAATATGAACTTGTGATTAATGAAGACAAGATAGTCTGGAGCACTGGAAATTtg ACCCCAAAAGCTGTTTGCTCAGAAATCTGTCCACAAGGCACAAGAAAAGCACATATTAAAGGTTTACCTCTGTGCTGCTTTGACTGTATCCCATGTGCTGATGGCTCTATATCAAATACAACAG gAGCAACAGATTGTATCACCTGTCCTGAGGAGTACTGGTCTAATGAAAGAAAAGACAGCTGCATCATGAAAATAATAGAGTTTCTTTCATACACTGAAACAATGGGAATTATTCTTATGACACTGTCATTAGTGGGCACTTGTTTAACATTTTCTACTATCGTagtgtttatacattttagaGACACACCAATAGTTAAAGCAAATAATTCTGAGCTGAGCTTACTTTTACTTCTTTCCCTTATATTTTGCTTCCTCTGTCCACTGACATTCATTGGTGAGCTAACAGTCTGGTCCTGCATGTTACGTCATACTGCTTTTGGCATTGCCTTTGCACTCTGCATTTCTTGTATGCTGGGGAAAACTATAGTTGTGGTAACTGCCTTCAGAGCAACATTACCTGGGAGCAATGTTGCAGCAAAGTTTGGACCACCTCAGCAAAGGGCTATTGTGTGTTCATGCACTGCAGttcaaataattatttgtatCCTGTGGCTAAATGTTGCGCCACCATTCCCAGATAGAGTTATTGAGCAGCgcagtaaaaaaataattttagaatGTAACACAGGATCAGATGCTGCTTTTTATAGTGTTTTAGGATACATTGGTCTTCTTGCTATAGTTTGTTTGTTCCTGGCCTTTTTAGCCAGAAAGCTACCTGATAATTTTAATGAAGCCAAATTCATCACATTCAGTTTGCTTATattctgtgcagtttggatCACCTTTATTCCAGCTTATGTCAGCTCTCCTGGAAAGTATACAGTAGCTGTAGAAATATTTGCAATTTTGTCTTCAGCTTTTGGCCTGCTGATATGCATTTTTGTACCAAAATGTTACATCATTTTAATCAAGCCAGAGAGAAATACAAGAAAACATGTAATGGGGAAAAATACAAAAGTTAATTAA
- the LOC113652554 gene encoding vomeronasal type-2 receptor 1-like, with the protein MYILKIFHLGFLLCTQTGFACKLLAQFELQSILKEGDILIGGIFPLYSKQENIVYSFNRKPQMAECDGFGLQAYQWMRTMLFAVDEINQDDRLLPNISLGYIILDSCSSPTKVLRAALTLMSTSQQNGSQCNPPPILALIGESGSTQSLVVAGAVGPFKIPMVSYFSTCACLSDKTKYPTFFRTIPSDYYQAKALAFLVRQYGWTWIGVIMSDNDYGLNGISAFRKEVEAHGVCIAFVGTVLRTYPQSKILEAVELIKHSTVKVILAFAPERDIDPLMKEVLKQNITGIQWIGTESWVTAASLSTPEIFKYFGGTIGLMVRKMDIPKLGPVLKDISPYKDSESSFVSDFWEALVGCRPPSKSNYSSIATKICSGKEDVDYTNNFFDVSQLRVSYNVYQGVYAVAHALHQGMFCERPESNVSGLCLNASQLTPNLVTEQLKKVRFVDAFGELVFFDKNGDPPASYEVINWQLRDGQVQHIPVGHFSTSANGQYVLVINEDKIVWSTGNLTPKAVCSEICPQGTRKAHIKGLPLCCFDCIPCADGSISNTTGATDCITCPEEYWSNERKDSCIMKIIEFLSYTETMGIILMTLSLFGACLTCSTMVVFIHLRHTPLVKANNSELSLLLLLSLIFCFLCPLTFIGEPTVWSCMLRHTAFGIAFALCISCMLGKTIVVVTAFRATLPGNNMAAKFGPPQQRAIVCSCTAVQILICILWLNVAPPFPDRVIEQRSKKIILECNTGSDAAFYAVLGYIGLLAIVCLVLAFLARKLPDNFNEAKFITFSLLIFCAVWITFIPAYVSSPGKYTVAVEIFAILSSAFGLLICIFVPKCYIILIKPERNTRKHVMGNTPKKLLIYWDFHARHRAPLLTAKNRKLRLQFTQAHQNWSIEDWKNVTWSDESRLLLRHLDGRSPDLSPIEHLWDVVEREIRIMDVQPTNLQQLRDAIMSIWSKISEECFQYLVESMPRRIKAVLKAEEYNLSAGTHCSGHAVRFQYGAFSISSVDNWSQLCNK; encoded by the exons ATGTACatacttaaaatatttcatCTGGGTTTTCTGCTCTGTACACAAACAGGCTTTGCATGTAAGTTGCTAGCTCAGTTTGAATTGCAAAGTATATTGAAAGAAGGAGACATATTGATAGGTGGCATTTTTCCACTATATTCAAAACAGGAGAATATAGTTTATTCCTTTAACAGAAAACCACAAATGGCAGAATGTGACGg ATTTGGATTACAGGCTTATCAATGGATGAGGACCATGTTGTTTGCAGTAGATGAAATAAATCAAGATGATCGTTTGCTTCCCAACATTTCTCTTGGATACATAATTCTGGACTCTTGTTCCTCTCCTACTAAAGTTCTGAGAGCTGCACTCACATTGATGAGCACATCACAGCAAAACGGCTCTCAATGTAATCCACCTCCAATATTAGCTCTTATAGGTGAATCAGGATCTACTCAGTCTTTAGTTGTTGCCGGGGCAGTTGGACCATTTAAAATACCTATG GTGAGTTACTTTTCAACATGTGCATGTTTGAgtgacaaaacaaaatatccTACATTTTTCCGAACAATACCAAGTGATTACTACCAAGCAAAGGCTTTGGCTTTCCTTGTTAGACAATATGGATGGACATGGATTGGAGTTATAATGTCTGACAATGATTATGGGCTGAATGGGATATCAGCATTCAGAAAGGAAGTGGAGGCTCATGGTGTCTGCATTGCATTTGTTGGCACAGTTTTGCGAACATATCCCCAAAGCAAAATCCTCGAAGCTGTTGAACTGATCAAGCATTCAACTGTCAAAGTAATTCTCGCATTTGCGCCAGAGAGAGATATTGATCCTTTAATGAAAGAAGTGCTGAAACAGAACATTACAGGAATACAGTGGATTGGAACTGAGTCCTGGGTAACTGCAGCCAGTCTTTCCACACcagaaatattcaaatattttggAGGAACAATAGGACTTATGGTCCGAAAAATGGATATACCTAAACTGGGACCAGTTCTCAAAGATATCAGTCCTTATAAAGATTCAGAATCAAGTTTTGTCAGTGATTTTTGGGAGGCATTGGTGGGCTGTAGACCTCCATCTAAAAGCAATTATTCAAGTATTGCCACAAAAATATGCTCAGGAAAAGAAGACGTTGATtatacaaacaatttttttgaTGTATCACAACTTAGAGTCTCATATAATGTCTATCAAGGAGTGTATGCAGTTGCACATGCCCTACACCAAGGGATGTTTTGTGAAAGGCCTGAAAGCAATGTCTCGGGACTGTGTCTTAATGCTTCACAGCTTACCCCAAATCTA GTAACTGAGCAGTTGAAAAAAGTACGTTTTGTGGATGCATTTGGAGAGCTAGTGTTCTTTGACAAGAACGGAGACCCACCTGCCTCATATGAAGTCATAAACTGGCAGCTGAGAGACGGTCAAGTGCAGCATATTCCAGTTGGTCATTTCAGCACATCTGCAAATGGACAATATGTACTTGTGATTAATGAAGACAAGATAGTCTGGAGCACTGGAAatttg ACCCCAAAAGCTGTTTGCTCAGAAATCTGTCCACAAGGCACAAGAAAAGCACATATTAAAGGTTTACCTCTGTGCTGCTTTGACTGTATCCCATGTGCTGATGGCTCTATATCAAATACAACAG GAGCAACAGATTGTATCACCTGTCCTGAGGAGTACTGGTCTAATGAAAGAAAAGACAGCTGCATCATGAAAATAATAGAGTTTCTTTCATACACTGAAACTATGGGAATTATTCTTATGACACTGTCACTATTTGGTGCCTGTTTAACTTGTTCTACTATGGTGGTGTTTATTCATCTCAGACATACACCATTAGTTAAAGCAAATAATTCTGAGCTGAGCTTACTTTTACTTCTTTCCCTTATATTTTGCTTCCTCTGCCCACTCACATTCATTGGTGAGCCCACGGTTTGGTCCTGCATGTTACGTCATACAGCATTTGGCATTGCCTTTGCACTCTGCATTTCCTGTATGCTGGGGAAAACTATAGTTGTGGTAACTGCCTTCAGAGCAACATTACCTGGGAACAATATGGCAGCAAAGTTTGGACCACCTCAGCAAAGGGCTATTGTGTGTTCATGCACTGcagttcaaatacttatttgtaTCCTGTGGCTAAATGTTGCACCACCATTCCCAGATAGAGTTATTGAGCAGCGcagtaaaaaaattattctagAATGTAACACAGGATCAGATGCTGCGTTTTATGCCGTTCTAGGATACATTGGCCTTCTTGCTATAGTTTGTTTGGTCCTGGCCTTTTTAGCCAGGAAGCTACCTGATAATTTTAATGAAGCCAAATTCATCACATTCAGTTTGCTTATattctgtgcagtttggatCACCTTTATTCCAGCTTATGTCAGCTCTCCTGGAAAGTATACAGTAGCTGTAGAAATATTTGCAATTTTGTCTTCAGCTTTTGGCCTGCTGATATGCATTTTTGTACCAAAATGTTACATCATTTTAATCAAACCAGAGAGAAATACAAGAAAACATGTAATGGGAAATACACCAAAG aaactgctgatctactgGGATTTTCATGCACGACACCGGGCGCCACTCCTGACAGCTAAGAACAGGAAACTGAGGCTACAATTCACACAGGCTCACCAAAATTGGTCAATagaagattggaaaaatgtCACCTGGTCTGATGAGTCTCGATTACTGCTGCGACATTTGgatggtagg tcaccggatcTCAGTCCAATagagcacctttgggatgtggtggaACGGGAGATTCGCATCATGGACGTGCAGCCGACAAATCTGCAGCAACTTCGTGATGCTATCATGTCAATATGGAGCAAAATCTCTGAGGAATGTTTCCAGTACCTTGTTGAATCTATGCCACGAAGAATTAAGGCAGTTCTGAAGGCAGAAGAGTACAACCTG AGTGCTGGGACCCACTGCTCTGGCCATGCAGTTCGTTTCCAGTATGGTGCCTTTTCTATCAGCTCTGTGGATAACTGGAGTCAGCTGTGCAACAAGTGA